From the Marinomonas sp. THO17 genome, one window contains:
- a CDS encoding MFS transporter, whose translation MLKQTLLPIWSLLFGIAILTVASALQSSLIGIRASIESFNTSATGLIMSAYYLGFIIGSMIVPNWIRNVGHIRVFAAVASLASITILMQSVVVNPWFWMLMRMFTGLCYAALFIVTESWLNGISTNTNRGRLFSIYIIEIWASQTIGQALLNIANPGGYGLFILTSVLISLALVPLLLVRTPSPTIDIPEKLNILGLMKTAPLGVTGVIIAGITSGAMLGLGALYAKSIGMNIVQISMFIGASYIGGMLLQWPIGLLSDRQDRRVTILWVAIVGAAVALIVPFGNSMNNQPIMMFGMFMVGAFVFPMYSLASSHINDQLRPEQILSASSGIILLNGVGGMSGPLIAAILMDWVNLDALFWFVAFMNLFVILMAMYRINYQPAMVIEEQGDQIPVALAVSPVATAEMLVEADTSIQTDENPHEVEIKL comes from the coding sequence ATGCTAAAGCAAACCTTATTACCCATATGGAGTCTATTATTTGGCATTGCCATCTTAACAGTCGCTAGCGCTTTGCAAAGTTCATTAATTGGTATTCGCGCCTCAATTGAATCCTTTAATACGTCTGCTACTGGTTTGATCATGTCGGCCTATTATTTAGGCTTTATTATCGGTTCCATGATTGTGCCTAACTGGATCAGAAATGTTGGTCATATACGAGTGTTTGCAGCTGTTGCTTCCTTGGCCTCTATCACAATTTTAATGCAATCTGTGGTGGTAAATCCTTGGTTCTGGATGTTGATGCGTATGTTTACAGGCTTATGTTATGCCGCGCTCTTCATTGTTACAGAAAGCTGGCTAAATGGCATTTCAACCAACACCAACCGTGGTCGGTTATTTTCGATTTACATTATTGAGATTTGGGCCAGTCAAACCATTGGACAGGCTTTACTAAATATCGCTAACCCAGGTGGCTACGGGCTCTTTATTCTAACATCCGTTTTAATTTCATTGGCCTTGGTTCCCCTACTGTTAGTAAGAACACCCTCTCCAACCATTGATATTCCTGAGAAGCTAAATATTTTAGGACTCATGAAGACAGCCCCACTTGGGGTCACCGGTGTCATCATTGCTGGAATAACCTCAGGTGCTATGCTTGGTTTAGGCGCTTTATATGCTAAGAGCATTGGCATGAATATAGTACAGATTTCTATGTTTATCGGTGCCAGCTACATTGGAGGCATGTTATTACAATGGCCCATTGGCTTGCTCTCAGATCGCCAAGATAGACGTGTAACCATTTTATGGGTCGCTATTGTTGGCGCTGCGGTCGCTTTGATCGTGCCATTTGGCAACAGCATGAATAACCAACCTATCATGATGTTTGGCATGTTTATGGTTGGCGCTTTTGTGTTTCCTATGTATTCACTCGCGTCTTCTCACATTAATGACCAATTACGCCCAGAACAAATCTTATCTGCCAGTAGCGGAATTATTTTATTGAACGGCGTCGGAGGAATGTCTGGTCCGCTAATTGCTGCTATCTTAATGGACTGGGTCAACTTGGATGCCTTATTCTGGTTTGTAGCCTTCATGAACCTATTTGTCATTCTAATGGCTATGTATCGCATCAATTACCAACCAGCTATGGTGATTGAAGAACAAGGAGATCAGATTCCCGTGGCACTGGCTGTTTCTCCTGTGGCAACCGCAGAAATGTTGGTAGAAGCCGATACCTCAATCCAAACAGATGAAAATCCGCATGAAGTAGAGATAAAACTCTAA
- a CDS encoding pirin family protein produces MIQLRAAEDRGHANFGWLDSHHTFSFGSYFDPQHMGFSHLRVINDDTVSPSAGFETHGHKDMEILSLVLQGTIAHKDSTGNIEELPAGEYQLMSAGNGIYHSEFNASDKETLKFLQIWIQPNRLGGKPGYQQKAFGEAEGITNIITPDGQNGTLAIKQDMRLHQLIMAEQAKLTWSADSKRRYYIHLIEGELNLADGINMKPGDGAKLQSVSQIDFTKLSEERVKALLFDLA; encoded by the coding sequence ATGATTCAATTACGTGCAGCAGAAGATCGTGGTCATGCTAATTTTGGCTGGTTAGACAGTCATCACACTTTTTCTTTTGGCAGCTATTTTGACCCTCAACACATGGGCTTTTCTCACCTAAGGGTTATTAATGATGATACTGTCAGCCCAAGTGCCGGTTTTGAAACCCATGGCCATAAGGATATGGAAATTCTCAGCTTAGTGTTACAAGGCACCATCGCTCACAAAGACAGTACGGGCAATATTGAAGAACTGCCAGCGGGTGAATACCAACTCATGTCAGCAGGCAATGGAATTTATCACAGTGAGTTCAATGCCTCAGATAAAGAAACATTGAAATTCTTGCAGATTTGGATTCAACCAAATCGTCTAGGTGGTAAACCGGGCTATCAGCAAAAAGCCTTTGGCGAAGCTGAAGGTATTACCAACATCATCACGCCAGATGGACAAAATGGTACCTTAGCCATCAAACAAGACATGCGCCTTCATCAGCTTATTATGGCTGAACAAGCAAAATTGACTTGGTCAGCAGACTCAAAACGTCGCTACTACATTCATCTCATTGAAGGTGAACTGAACTTAGCCGATGGCATTAATATGAAGCCAGGTGACGGCGCCAAGCTGCAAAGTGTCAGTCAGATTGATTTCACTAAGCTGTCTGAAGAAAGAGTCAAAGCCTTGTTATTTGATCTTGCCTAA
- a CDS encoding AEC family transporter — MFSISLAILPVFALLMLGAVCQRWRFPVEGFWPGVDKLTYWLLFPALLFANTSQIDFSNRMLASYALILLLALAITAVFVFLVTWLLKTEAPTASSMLQAGVRFNTFIVLAVASSVYGDEGLVLAVLGGAILVPSINVFLVISMVIMHGPSGESHSLPRLLSGALIRNPLIISIALGVSLNLIGLTPIVVVSDVAHMLAKSALPMVLLAVGASVRMDAIRSVGATFWLSAAARFMVFPASIILTCWWLDVTGLPALVAVLFGFVPTATSAYALARQLGGDADKMAAYITLQILMSILTLPICIWMSQLLIQY, encoded by the coding sequence GTGTTTTCCATTTCGCTTGCCATTTTACCTGTCTTTGCATTGTTGATGTTGGGAGCGGTATGTCAGCGTTGGCGTTTCCCAGTGGAAGGTTTTTGGCCAGGAGTGGATAAGTTAACCTATTGGTTGTTGTTTCCTGCTTTATTGTTTGCTAACACCTCACAAATTGATTTTTCAAACCGTATGTTGGCAAGCTATGCTCTGATTCTGTTATTGGCTTTGGCGATTACTGCCGTATTTGTGTTTTTGGTGACTTGGCTGCTAAAAACCGAAGCGCCTACTGCCTCTTCAATGTTGCAAGCAGGCGTGAGGTTTAACACCTTTATTGTATTGGCCGTTGCGAGCAGTGTTTACGGTGATGAAGGTTTGGTGTTGGCGGTACTCGGTGGTGCAATTTTGGTTCCTTCGATCAATGTTTTCTTAGTGATATCCATGGTGATTATGCATGGCCCATCGGGAGAGAGTCATAGTTTACCAAGATTATTAAGTGGTGCTTTGATTCGTAATCCACTGATTATTTCTATTGCTTTGGGAGTCAGTCTCAATCTAATAGGGCTGACACCGATTGTGGTAGTATCTGATGTAGCTCATATGCTGGCAAAATCTGCTTTGCCTATGGTGTTGCTGGCGGTGGGGGCCAGTGTGAGAATGGATGCAATTCGTTCGGTAGGAGCGACTTTTTGGCTATCAGCGGCGGCTCGATTTATGGTTTTCCCAGCAAGCATTATATTGACTTGTTGGTGGTTGGATGTGACCGGGCTTCCGGCATTGGTAGCGGTGCTATTTGGCTTTGTGCCAACTGCGACCTCAGCATACGCTCTCGCCAGACAGCTTGGTGGTGATGCCGATAAAATGGCAGCCTATATTACCTTGCAAATTTTGATGTCGATTTTGACCTTGCCAATCTGTATTTGGATGAGTCAGTTATTGATTCAATACTGA
- a CDS encoding ArgP/LysG family DNA-binding transcriptional regulator: protein MFDYKALISLQAVVKYQSFDKAAAALHITQSAVSQNIKRLELEYGRPLLIRARPVVATPLGEKLLAHLNKVSLLEEGLQENVQGEVSHQPLNIATNNDVLATWFIQVMQAFAGISTTKLHIKAADQLQTRSMLQTGQVVACLSQIGTPVAGGDVIFLGNMSYELVATQSFIEDYLQGDISVESVANSPSLVYNENDELWERYQTECLKIKADANNSHWYPSSHGFVELVMGGTVCALVPSVQVKQQLENGQLISLFPGDKIALPLYWHWYKLNAPILDRLTKVIKTVTQDALY, encoded by the coding sequence ATGTTCGATTATAAAGCACTGATCAGCTTACAGGCTGTGGTCAAGTATCAAAGTTTTGATAAAGCAGCAGCGGCGCTGCACATTACCCAATCGGCCGTATCGCAAAACATCAAACGTCTAGAGTTAGAATACGGCCGTCCATTACTCATTCGCGCTAGGCCCGTAGTGGCAACTCCTTTAGGAGAAAAACTGCTTGCTCACTTAAACAAGGTCAGCTTGTTAGAGGAGGGATTACAAGAAAACGTTCAAGGAGAGGTCAGTCATCAGCCACTCAATATTGCCACCAACAACGACGTACTGGCGACCTGGTTCATTCAAGTCATGCAAGCGTTTGCTGGCATCAGCACCACCAAACTGCACATTAAAGCCGCAGACCAATTACAAACACGTAGTATGTTACAAACTGGTCAAGTAGTGGCTTGTTTAAGCCAAATTGGCACCCCTGTCGCAGGCGGTGATGTGATTTTTTTGGGTAATATGAGTTACGAATTGGTCGCGACTCAATCTTTTATTGAAGACTATTTACAAGGTGACATTAGTGTGGAGTCCGTCGCCAATTCCCCATCTCTGGTATACAATGAGAACGATGAGTTATGGGAGCGTTATCAAACAGAATGTTTAAAAATCAAAGCCGATGCGAATAACAGTCATTGGTATCCTTCTTCTCACGGTTTCGTCGAACTTGTCATGGGTGGCACAGTCTGTGCTTTAGTTCCTAGTGTCCAAGTTAAACAGCAATTAGAAAACGGGCAGCTGATTTCCTTGTTTCCAGGTGACAAAATAGCCTTGCCACTTTACTGGCATTGGTACAAACTTAACGCCCCAATATTGGATCGCTTAACTAAAGTGATAAAAACTGTCACACAAGATGCCCTATACTAA
- the betI gene encoding transcriptional regulator BetI, translated as MPKVGMPEIRKPQLIKAAITAIDKYGFSGATVSVIGKKAGVSPAIINHYFGGKDGLFEETMKSLIREFFEVLSQEVIKSQDKPAKYKVMAIVTASFSQSQTHPQVVKAWMGFWASAMHTPTLFRLQRVYSRRLHTALVQVLKTEFSVQEARHIATTVAALIDGMWLQGSLAGGIHKETSAQLIEDYLNLVMPDANQSTATHRIVSMA; from the coding sequence ATGCCCAAAGTAGGAATGCCTGAAATACGTAAACCTCAGCTTATCAAAGCTGCCATAACTGCCATAGATAAATACGGATTTTCTGGTGCGACAGTCAGCGTTATCGGCAAAAAAGCGGGAGTTTCTCCAGCCATTATCAATCACTACTTTGGCGGCAAAGATGGTCTATTCGAAGAGACCATGAAAAGCCTGATTCGTGAATTTTTTGAAGTTTTGTCACAAGAAGTCATAAAATCGCAAGATAAGCCCGCTAAATATAAAGTCATGGCGATTGTAACAGCCAGCTTTAGTCAATCCCAAACTCACCCGCAAGTGGTGAAAGCTTGGATGGGCTTCTGGGCATCAGCAATGCACACACCAACATTGTTCCGTTTACAACGAGTTTACTCGAGGCGCTTACACACTGCTTTAGTACAGGTTTTAAAAACAGAATTCAGTGTGCAAGAGGCGCGCCATATCGCCACCACAGTAGCCGCTTTAATTGACGGTATGTGGTTACAAGGCTCATTGGCCGGAGGCATACACAAAGAGACTTCGGCGCAACTGATTGAAGATTATCTGAACTTAGTTATGCCAGATGCAAATCAGTCCACTGCGACGCACCGCATCGTGAGCATGGCATAA
- the choW gene encoding choline ABC transporter permease subunit → MNWLTDNKIPLGAWMENFVDWLVDAASVFFDLVSMTLESMIITMVDAIEWLHPLVVIGAILAGAWFLHRSVGLLVFIAAALLLIINMGYWVETIQTLVLVVSATAISVIIGVPIGIAAAHRPWLYTFLRPILDLMQTIPTFVYLIPTLILFGLGYVPGLISTIIFAIAAPIRLTYLGVSKVPNELLEAGLAFGCTKSKLLYKVELPAAMPSIMAGVTQCIMLSLSMVVIAALVGADGLGKPVVRALNTVNISQGFEAGVAIVLVAIILDRICKTPSLKNEV, encoded by the coding sequence ATGAATTGGCTGACGGATAATAAAATCCCTCTTGGCGCTTGGATGGAAAACTTTGTCGATTGGCTAGTTGATGCAGCTTCCGTATTCTTTGACTTAGTATCTATGACGCTGGAATCTATGATCATCACTATGGTAGACGCCATCGAATGGCTTCACCCTTTAGTGGTCATTGGCGCTATTCTAGCAGGAGCTTGGTTCTTACATCGTAGTGTCGGTCTATTGGTCTTTATTGCCGCCGCTTTATTACTCATCATTAATATGGGCTACTGGGTAGAGACCATTCAAACCTTAGTTCTGGTTGTTTCTGCAACCGCCATCAGTGTCATCATTGGGGTACCGATTGGTATTGCTGCAGCACATCGTCCTTGGCTGTACACTTTTTTACGCCCCATATTAGATTTGATGCAAACCATTCCAACGTTTGTTTATCTCATTCCTACTCTAATTCTTTTTGGTCTAGGTTATGTACCCGGTCTAATTTCTACCATTATTTTTGCCATTGCAGCTCCGATTCGATTGACTTATCTGGGTGTCAGTAAAGTCCCTAACGAATTATTAGAAGCAGGCTTAGCCTTTGGCTGCACTAAATCTAAATTACTTTATAAGGTAGAACTTCCAGCAGCCATGCCAAGCATTATGGCCGGTGTCACTCAATGCATTATGCTATCTCTTTCCATGGTAGTGATTGCCGCACTAGTTGGCGCTGACGGTTTAGGTAAACCTGTTGTACGAGCACTTAATACCGTAAACATTTCTCAAGGTTTTGAGGCCGGAGTTGCTATTGTATTGGTGGCCATCATCCTTGACCGTATCTGCAAAACCCCATCCCTTAAGAACGAGGTTTAA
- the choV gene encoding choline ABC transporter ATP-binding protein, producing MAVVSIQNVDIVFGDNKEKTLPLMDKGHSRDEILGMTGDVVGVQNANIEVNEGEICVLMGLSGSGKSTLLRAVNGLNKIARGRCLVRDGKQMVDMAKCDEATLRHMRTHRVSMVFQSFALMPWLTVLENVAFGLEMQGMPKEERLKKAREQLKMVSLDKWADKKPDELSGGMRQRVGLARAFVMDTDVLLMDEPFSALDPLIRAQLQDELIELQKRLNKTIIFVSHDLDEALKIGTKIAIMESARIIQEDAPEQIVLNPATEYVEKFVAHTNPLNVLRGRSLMTEIDQLSIKDDKVMITDQAWLELDNGKLMKVANEQGEITTVNWTPETILANTPKDAVFLVPVNIDMREAVEIRYHANQFMILMDDDKCVGILQDHNFYHALLGKHFSRNENA from the coding sequence ATGGCCGTTGTATCAATTCAAAATGTCGACATTGTTTTCGGCGACAATAAAGAAAAAACCTTGCCCTTAATGGACAAAGGTCACAGCCGTGATGAAATCCTTGGCATGACTGGCGATGTTGTCGGTGTACAAAACGCTAACATTGAAGTCAATGAAGGGGAAATTTGCGTTCTCATGGGACTTTCTGGTTCGGGGAAATCGACTTTACTCAGAGCGGTAAACGGTTTAAATAAAATAGCCCGCGGCCGCTGTTTGGTTCGCGATGGTAAGCAAATGGTCGACATGGCAAAGTGTGATGAGGCTACACTACGTCATATGCGAACTCATCGCGTTTCTATGGTATTCCAAAGTTTTGCCTTAATGCCTTGGTTAACTGTATTGGAAAACGTAGCCTTTGGTCTTGAGATGCAAGGCATGCCAAAAGAAGAGCGTTTGAAAAAAGCGCGTGAACAATTAAAAATGGTGAGCCTAGACAAATGGGCGGACAAAAAGCCTGATGAGTTGTCTGGAGGCATGCGTCAGCGTGTTGGCTTAGCTCGAGCCTTTGTCATGGATACAGATGTTTTGTTAATGGACGAACCCTTTTCAGCTCTTGACCCTTTGATTAGAGCGCAACTTCAAGATGAGTTGATTGAGCTACAAAAGCGCCTCAATAAGACTATTATCTTTGTAAGCCACGATTTGGATGAAGCCCTGAAAATCGGCACTAAGATTGCCATTATGGAATCGGCACGCATTATTCAAGAAGACGCTCCTGAGCAAATTGTACTCAATCCAGCGACCGAATATGTTGAGAAATTTGTTGCCCACACCAATCCGCTAAACGTATTGCGCGGTCGTTCTTTGATGACCGAAATTGACCAACTTAGCATCAAAGACGATAAGGTCATGATTACCGATCAAGCTTGGCTAGAGTTAGATAATGGAAAGCTGATGAAAGTGGCTAATGAGCAAGGTGAAATCACCACAGTGAACTGGACTCCCGAAACCATTCTGGCGAATACACCAAAAGATGCTGTATTCCTAGTCCCTGTCAATATCGATATGCGAGAAGCGGTGGAAATTCGGTACCATGCAAACCAATTTATGATACTAATGGACGACGATAAATGCGTTGGCATATTACAAGACCATAACTTTTATCATGCCCTCTTAGGTAAACATTTTAGTCGCAACGAAAACGCCTAA
- the galU gene encoding UTP--glucose-1-phosphate uridylyltransferase GalU, whose translation MIRKCLFPVAGYGTRFLPATKSMPKEMLPIVNKPLVQYGVEEATAAGLNNVTFVTGRGKRAIADHFDISYELEHQISGTSKEKYLEGIRHLIDNVNFSFIRQNNMLGLGHAILTGEPLIGDEAFGVVLADDLCFGEEDGVMAQMVKLYNQFRCTIVAIEEVPEDEVHKYGIIQGESMMEGLFRVTDMIEKPAIEDAPSNLAIIGRYILTPDIFDKIRNTPAGRNGEVQITDAILQQAKEGCVLAYKFKGQRFDCGSVDGFVDATNYCYKNIYKDPTES comes from the coding sequence ATGATTCGCAAATGTCTATTCCCTGTTGCAGGCTACGGCACACGTTTTTTGCCAGCCACCAAATCCATGCCTAAAGAAATGCTTCCCATTGTTAATAAACCTCTAGTGCAATACGGTGTGGAAGAAGCAACAGCCGCTGGCCTTAACAATGTGACCTTTGTTACCGGCCGAGGTAAACGCGCCATTGCCGATCACTTTGATATCAGTTACGAGTTAGAACATCAGATTTCTGGCACCAGCAAAGAGAAATACCTAGAAGGTATTCGCCATCTTATTGATAATGTTAACTTTTCTTTTATCCGTCAAAACAACATGTTAGGTCTCGGCCATGCCATATTAACTGGTGAACCTTTAATTGGAGACGAGGCTTTCGGCGTGGTACTCGCCGATGATTTGTGCTTCGGTGAAGAAGACGGTGTTATGGCGCAAATGGTAAAATTGTATAACCAGTTCCGTTGCACTATCGTCGCTATTGAAGAAGTGCCTGAAGACGAAGTTCACAAATATGGCATTATCCAAGGCGAGTCTATGATGGAAGGCTTGTTCCGTGTCACCGACATGATCGAAAAACCCGCCATAGAAGATGCGCCTTCCAATTTAGCCATCATTGGTCGCTATATTTTGACACCGGATATTTTCGATAAAATCCGTAATACGCCTGCTGGTCGAAATGGTGAAGTTCAAATAACCGATGCCATTTTACAACAAGCAAAAGAAGGCTGTGTTCTAGCTTACAAATTTAAAGGCCAGCGATTCGATTGCGGTAGTGTTGACGGTTTTGTCGATGCAACGAATTATTGCTATAAAAACATCTACAAAGACCCAACGGAATCTTAG
- a CDS encoding flavodoxin family protein, with translation MKKISFVYYTNTDVTGQLVQAACHEIEKLGMVFISHQISGKEIIEGRFINESLMASLKNCDAIVFGSPTYMGSVSAQFKAFADATSDFWSEQAWAGKIAAGITCGTGLNGDQSSTLQYFSTFASQHGMIWVGLDTPFNDNQQAVNRLGCQLGVTACAPDGLLHSVDLESAKYLARRVAQIVGKFSNTILS, from the coding sequence TTGAAAAAAATTAGTTTTGTTTATTATACAAATACAGATGTTACTGGCCAACTTGTTCAAGCTGCATGTCATGAAATTGAAAAATTAGGCATGGTGTTCATTTCGCATCAAATTTCTGGCAAAGAAATCATTGAGGGAAGATTCATTAATGAATCACTTATGGCTTCTCTTAAAAATTGTGATGCTATTGTTTTCGGTTCACCTACCTATATGGGAAGTGTTTCGGCGCAATTTAAGGCTTTTGCTGACGCAACTAGTGATTTTTGGTCTGAGCAAGCATGGGCGGGAAAAATTGCGGCTGGAATAACTTGTGGTACAGGATTAAATGGTGATCAATCTTCTACACTTCAATATTTTTCTACGTTTGCTAGCCAGCATGGCATGATTTGGGTTGGTCTTGATACGCCTTTTAACGATAATCAACAAGCAGTTAATCGTCTTGGTTGCCAACTCGGAGTGACTGCTTGTGCTCCTGATGGTTTACTTCATAGTGTGGATCTTGAAAGTGCAAAATATTTAGCGCGAAGAGTAGCGCAAATAGTTGGAAAATTTAGTAACACAATTTTAAGCTAG
- a CDS encoding LysE family transporter has translation MLALVSGAITSGGLIIAVGAQNSFLLEQALKRHYAFPLALLFIVSDAVSMMLGAFGLGLIIQSHDWLFAASRWAGVTFLVWFAYSKWRASFLEEHLILEAYTKKLAIWPLIMTALAVTWLNPHFYLDTMILIGSLANQWQEDKWLFVIGGVMASIVWFLGLAFIGRLCAVWLEKAAFWRWFNRINAVLIWFIASQIAIQPF, from the coding sequence ATGTTAGCTTTGGTAAGTGGCGCAATTACAAGCGGTGGTTTGATTATTGCGGTGGGTGCGCAAAATAGTTTTTTATTAGAGCAGGCGTTAAAGCGTCATTATGCTTTTCCCTTGGCGTTATTGTTTATTGTTAGTGATGCTGTTTCTATGATGTTGGGAGCATTTGGTCTGGGGCTGATTATTCAGAGCCATGACTGGTTATTTGCTGCTTCGCGTTGGGCGGGAGTCACATTCTTGGTTTGGTTTGCTTATAGCAAGTGGCGAGCCTCATTTTTAGAGGAGCATTTGATTCTCGAAGCCTATACAAAGAAATTAGCCATTTGGCCACTTATTATGACAGCGTTGGCGGTGACTTGGTTAAATCCTCATTTTTACCTTGATACCATGATATTGATTGGCAGTTTGGCAAATCAATGGCAAGAAGATAAATGGCTGTTTGTCATTGGGGGCGTGATGGCTTCTATTGTGTGGTTTTTGGGATTGGCTTTTATTGGTCGGTTGTGTGCAGTATGGCTTGAGAAAGCGGCATTTTGGCGTTGGTTTAATCGTATCAATGCGGTATTGATTTGGTTTATTGCTTCACAAATTGCCATTCAGCCTTTCTAG
- a CDS encoding choline ABC transporter substrate-binding protein yields the protein MLKKATKTAIAISLASVSGFTMAATCSTVRFSDVGWTDITATTAITSEVIEGLGYSTKTQLLSVPVTYTSLANGDIDVFLGNWMPTMQADIDPYLKAGTVEDLGPNLVGAKYTLAVSKDAYDAGVTDFAEIAKHRKEFSGRIYGIEPGNDGNRIIQDMIDSNAFGLSDFQLVESSEAGMLSQVSRNTRRGKWIVFLGWAPHPMNANFDMEYLAGGDDYFGPNFGGANVHTNIRKGFLEECPNVGKLLTNLTFSLPMENEVMGAILDDGKKPDDAAREWLKANPGVLDTWLEGVKTTAGGNGLSAVKAHLGL from the coding sequence ATGTTAAAAAAAGCAACAAAAACCGCGATAGCCATCAGTTTGGCTAGTGTATCCGGGTTCACTATGGCGGCAACTTGTTCAACTGTGCGTTTCTCAGACGTTGGCTGGACTGATATCACAGCAACCACAGCTATCACCAGCGAAGTCATTGAAGGCTTAGGTTACAGCACCAAAACTCAACTTCTGTCTGTGCCAGTCACTTATACATCGCTTGCCAATGGCGATATTGATGTTTTCCTAGGTAATTGGATGCCAACCATGCAAGCGGATATTGACCCTTACCTAAAAGCCGGCACGGTGGAAGACTTAGGTCCAAACCTAGTGGGTGCAAAATATACTTTAGCGGTTAGCAAAGACGCTTATGATGCAGGTGTAACTGATTTTGCTGAAATCGCCAAACACCGTAAAGAATTCTCAGGCCGTATCTACGGTATTGAACCTGGTAACGACGGTAACCGTATCATCCAGGATATGATTGACTCCAATGCCTTTGGTCTTAGCGATTTCCAACTTGTTGAATCCAGTGAAGCCGGTATGTTGTCACAAGTAAGCCGAAATACACGCCGTGGTAAATGGATTGTTTTCTTGGGTTGGGCACCACATCCAATGAACGCAAATTTTGATATGGAATACCTTGCTGGTGGTGACGACTATTTCGGCCCTAACTTTGGTGGTGCAAATGTACATACCAACATACGCAAAGGTTTCCTAGAAGAATGCCCTAACGTAGGCAAGCTGCTAACCAACTTGACCTTCTCACTGCCAATGGAAAACGAGGTTATGGGTGCCATTCTTGATGATGGCAAAAAACCTGACGACGCCGCTCGTGAATGGCTAAAAGCCAACCCAGGTGTATTAGATACTTGGCTCGAAGGCGTTAAAACCACCGCTGGTGGCAATGGCCTTAGCGCAGTTAAAGCACACCTAGGTCTGTAA
- a CDS encoding LysR substrate-binding domain-containing protein — MAHAVTLEALRVIDAIDQLGSFSAAADALFKVPSALTYTVKKLEEDLGVALFDRSRQRAILTTAGRMVLEQGRGILDAAIRLEDSIKQMESGWEPRLRIARDTAILSAPLMSVVGRFLDQNRPVELSLSEEAVGGAWDALQDDRADLVIGATGELPKGQVQIRPLGELEFVFAISPTHPLAMLDGKISAQHLRQYPAIVVADSSKILPARSSGLFEARQVVRVDSMQSKIEAQCMGLGVGYLPKHRIHDELNNGRLVVRQCELPRPNQMAYLAWRNEQPGRGLNWFVEHLLLQDWQLTRSSSIVP, encoded by the coding sequence ATGGCCCATGCCGTTACATTGGAAGCATTACGAGTGATCGATGCCATTGACCAGTTAGGTAGCTTTTCTGCTGCCGCGGATGCCTTGTTTAAAGTCCCGTCTGCTCTGACTTATACCGTAAAAAAGTTAGAAGAAGATCTGGGGGTTGCCTTGTTTGATCGGTCACGGCAGAGAGCGATTTTGACCACCGCAGGTCGAATGGTTTTAGAGCAAGGGCGAGGTATTTTGGATGCAGCAATACGGTTGGAAGATTCTATTAAGCAGATGGAATCGGGTTGGGAGCCAAGATTAAGAATTGCTCGAGATACAGCCATATTGTCTGCCCCGTTAATGAGTGTTGTAGGGCGTTTCTTGGATCAAAATCGACCTGTTGAATTGAGTTTGTCAGAAGAGGCGGTAGGCGGTGCTTGGGATGCTCTACAAGATGATAGAGCGGACTTGGTGATTGGTGCAACAGGAGAGTTACCGAAAGGACAGGTGCAAATTCGTCCACTGGGAGAGCTGGAATTTGTATTTGCTATTTCACCAACACATCCATTGGCCATGCTTGATGGCAAGATTAGCGCTCAGCATTTGCGCCAATATCCGGCCATTGTTGTGGCGGACAGTTCAAAAATTTTACCAGCTCGAAGCAGTGGTTTATTTGAGGCGCGTCAAGTGGTGCGTGTGGATTCCATGCAGAGTAAAATTGAGGCGCAATGTATGGGGCTAGGAGTTGGTTATCTGCCTAAACACAGAATTCATGATGAACTGAATAATGGCCGTTTAGTGGTGCGTCAGTGTGAATTACCAAGACCAAACCAAATGGCTTATTTAGCGTGGCGTAATGAACAGCCTGGTCGAGGACTTAACTGGTTTGTTGAACACTTGTTGCTGCAAGATTGGCAATTGACTCGAAGTAGCTCGATTGTTCCCTAA